tgaaaaaaaatgttaatgtcTTTGGAATAATGAAAGTACACATAAAATTGTTGATTTTGTGGCTGTGCATGAAGACATGAACTTAGCACTACTGAAACTCAGGACTATTAGTCTGAAGTCTGAACAAGAAATTCTCGAATTAGTCAAGAGGtgtaaatgcattttcttttaaatctttaTGGGTAATACAAAAATATCTTCGGGCTAGGGCTGTTGTATTATTTGTTCTTGAGTGTATTGCCCTCAGTCGTACATTCACTGGTTATTTAGAAGCATTCCTTAAAAATTGTCAGTCTATGTGGTTGTGCTAATCTTGGCTTGAGTTTAAACATGTTTTCCCTAAGGGAATGACACttactggggttttttggttctTTTAATTGTGACTTGTCTTAACAGAGTAGCTCCAGCAGTATTTTTctctactttttaaaaaatgttttcagtttttCCTGCTGCTAACTTGCAAATGTTAAGAGTCAGTAACAGAGTTCCACTGAGATGTGGAATACCTTTTTCTGAGGAAGGAGATAGTCATTGAAtgcctgggtttgttttgggttcctgcacacccccacccccatttTTTGCATACAAAGATAACCATTAAGATGTTTCTCAGTTACAATTTATAATAGaatagttgggttttttttaattcttaaacCTGTCTGCTTTTAAGGAAGGGAAATTAAATGGATTATGAAAAGAGGTAATATTTTTCACTATGGTATCATTAGTGTAGTAATCAGTTGTCCTTAAATTGCTTTATATATAGTTCATACCCTTttttgccagcagctgcaggtgggggACTTGATGTGATGTATGTCATGTCAAATAAGTATTAATTAAACAAGGTTAACTCATTCGCCAGAGCCTAGATGGAACTTCTAAGTCTCCAGTCTGACTTCAGTTAGTCCACTTTAAGTTGATTAAATGACTTTGTTCATCATCATGAGCGTGTAGCAATATACGATTCAGAGTCATCACTATTTTGTTATCTCTCTAGCCATGGCATCGTAAAGTTTTTATTTGGACAAACCTAAGTAGCTAAGTTTGGCAGGCAGATTTCTACCTAGAAGGTTTAATTTCCAAACATACGCTGCAAGAAACTTCTTGATTGCATTAGGAATTGAACGGTATCTGTGAGGATGTTCTTGCTCTTAGATGAAAGCATTGAGTGCATTGAATTGTATCACAAGTATCCCAAGTATCAcaaatgctgcttcttttaGTAGAAGGTTGCATTGTGCTCATTGCTTTCTACTACTCCATTCCAATGTGTAATGAAACCACCAGAATATATTAGGTGTTAAAAGAGAACCATGGCAAGTTTAATATGAGCAATTTTTAACACTGTAATGAGTGACTCAAATTTGGATAGAAATTAAGTCTGTCCATTGAAACTTTTTCgtggtgttgttttggtttttttttcctattccctTCCAATGGTGGTCCTGTTACTTCTAGTGACAGGTCAGTCATATGAGAATATGGTGACTGAGATCATGTCAATGGGCTATGAACGAGAGCAAGTAATTGCAGCGCTGAGGGCAAGCTTCAACAATcctgacagagcagtggaatACCTTTTAATGGTGAGCATTTTATTTTGCCTACATTTTACTCtttcactttttgttttgtcCTCACTAAAGACTTGCCCCTTTGGGGTTCCTGTCAGCCAGGTTTCCTTGCCTGTGCCACCAGGACCTGTAATCGTCTAGGAACCTTTCTTTGTGCTTGTCCCACGTCAAGCTGCCTAAGTTTCTAGGcctgagggagagggaaggaaaggacacATTTGGTGCAGGATTCAGTGACAGTAGAAAATGATTTAGGGTGGTAAGTTTGAAAGATTCTGTGTAGGAGAAAGGTCTGTATTAGTTGTGTAACCCACGTTCTAGTTCACTGCAGTTGTTCTTCTTGTCAATGTGTCCATTTCATCCTTCAGAGCAGTTAGTTCCTATACAGAGTTGCTTGCGTGTGGAAAATCAAAAAAATACAAGCTAACTTTCTATTGGACTGCTAAAATTTGATAACCTACAGACCGATTCATACGTAAGCTGCACTAAATAAGCGCTGTCAAGCTGTCGCATTGAGAAAAGAGGTCCAAGGAGCCATATTCCTATATCTCTTAATTTCTTGCCAGGTTGTATGGCATCTGTAGTCTCACTCATCGTCTGTACTACAATGGTGTTCCTCTTTTGTGTAACACTCTAAGAGACTGTAACACTACATTTAGTTTCACTTTGTCACTGATATCAAATATCAAAGCAAGCATTTGTTTGTGgagcaaaatgtattttaaagtgaTGCAGTACTATACAGACCTCGTATTTTTCttgtaaaaaataaattgctcTTTTCACAGTGTTCTCTTGTAGCTGTAAAGGCATACCTGTCACAGCACCTTGCTTTGTATTTGCAGTGAAAGCATTTatgttttttccttcattctgaAAGCTAATACATGCAATAAAACAAATCCTTTAGTATTCTGTAGGTAATTATGTGAACTGTGGCTTTAGGGTATCCCAGGAGATAATCAAGCTGTGGCTGAACCCCCTCAAGCATCAAACACTGGTGCCCCTCAATCTTCAACAGTGGCAGCATCAGTAGCAACTATACCTACAACTACTAGTTCATTAGGAGGTAAGAAAGGTTATATTTGAAAGGGTGTGATAAAGACTCATACTTAACCATTCTCTGCTCCAGTGAATTTTAAGTTCCTCATGTGTGTGAACTGATAAAAGTGAATTGACTTAGAGCTATAATATGGAAGTTTCAAGTATGGTACTTGCTTGGAACGAATGGCTTGCTACATTGTGGGTATACCTGGAATAAAACATGAAGTTTCTGTGAACTTGCACAATTCCTTTGATGCAGTATTCTGGACTTAAATGTAAAACCACAGACATGGAAAAGGGTGTGTTTTCTCCCACTTAAACCCTGGCTTCCTACTTCTGTGGCTAGCTGTGTGCTGTCAGCCGTCACTGTACTTACTCCTTTACCATATGGAAATTAGAATAGCAAAGGAGAAACCTGCAGTGAGGCCACGAGGTGTAGCACCTGAGAGACTTATCCATAACCTAGGGCTCTTCACTCAGCAGTGGAGCACCGAACAGAGTGATTGGAGTCTGCTGAGACGTGGAGTCCGGAGAGACCTCTGTCtcaagaagaaataaatgaaaagagcATAAGCAAGGAGTAGGAAAACTTTGTCTGAGGTTGTGGCAGTGATGGTGTTCAAGATGTAAGCCTTAATAGATGCTGGAGTGTTAAAAGTAATAGTGACAGGTGCACCTGACATTGTCCATAAAGAGGAGTGGGGTGTTTCAGACAACTTTCAGATTATGCTGCATTCAAGGCAGTATGTAATCGTATGGGAAGGGGAGACTTGCTTAAGAAGGACAGAACTGACCTGGAGGAGGTAGAGAACTCTGTTGTAGGCATAGATGCAAGACAGTAGTGAGTAAATGTCTCTAAGTGAGTTTACTCAAGAGGTGAAACATACAGAGAAAAGTGCTGGAGATCAACGACAGAGACTGTTGACCTTAAGGCTGAGTGAGAGCAAAATGCATCATTTAACCTTAGCAGAAATAATTCTTGCTTAAAGCTAGAGGAAGCTGGTGTGAGGAAGCAAGCTCTTCTGACCTTCAGTGGGGAATGTATTGTCTGCTTCCAGGTCCTTTTTCTGTCTACTCTTATATCATACAGGAATATACTTCATTGAGAATCTtggtaaattttaaaaaaacacattaCCTCATTGATTTTCAGGACATCCACTTGAGTTTCTAAGAAATCAGCCTCAGTTCCAGCAGATGAGACAAATTATTCAACAAAATCCTTCCCTGTTACCAGCATTGCTACAGCAGATTGGACGAGAAAACCCTCAACTACTCCAGGTGAAtcttaaaacaacaaaataatgcTGCTAATTTTGATTTAGCTGTACAAGAAATGGATATGTGGATGTTAAGTGGGAGAGTGTGCTAATAGCAGTTTCAACattctggttttgtgtttccAGCAAAGTTGTTGTTCTACAGAACATATTTTCTATGACATTAGAAAAGATTGTGAGTGTGTAAGGGGTGCAAAGGGCatcaggaggagggaagggtcACTGCAATTGAACTCCAACATGAAGTTCCATTTCTTAGCtagaagtaatttttctttgtatACATTCTTTTTCCTACATACTCACTGAAAATAAACACTTGCCTGTTGACAGGTTTAAACATGCTTTATttcaatgtatttatttctcCATGCATCACAGCAAATAAGCCAACACCAGGAGCATTTTATTCATATGTTGAATGAGCCAGTTCTAGAGTCCCACCAAGGTTTAAGTGGCAGTGATGATGGTGCCAGCACTGGAGGCGTAGTGGAAGCTGGAAATGGTCATATGAACTACATTCAAGTAACACCTCAAGAAAAGGAAGCTATTGAAAGGGTAAGCCATTGAATCATTGCTTGGGTGTTGCCAGCGTTGACTGGTGCATGCTTAAGACATGTCTTAAACTTTGTTTATGCTCAGTAGTTCTGCATCATTGTTGATATTTTACATTGATATTTTGTAGCTGTTGTAGTCTTGTTTCAGTCATGCCTCTTCTAGCTTTATAGCAGTTGAGTCTAGAATCCCTTGAATCTGTCTTGAGAAGATGCAGAATCTTTTTAACTGTCAGAAGCTGCCTGTAATAACTGATGAGTGAATGGTTTTCTCTCAGGAACAGGAACTGGGGGAATAGTTCCTCTTTCAAAAGCCTCAGACAGTACTGTTCTAGACTGTGCTGTGATAGGTTTCCAGGTACAAAGGTGTGTCTGTGAGCACTGTTTGCAGAGTATTTGGATAGTAAGAGCTCTTACAGTTGAGTGGATTAGTTTAAGGTGCTACTTAATCCAATTATTTGTCTATCCATAAGAATTAATTATAGCTTTCTAAAAATACAGGTAAACATTTCTACTAAAATGTACTTGGGGGTGTAGTATTGCATTCGTAAATACTGTGTGTAACACTGACTAAATATGGATTTGCATAGATGGCAACGcctctgagatttttttcctagaacAAATTGCAAAGATGCCATACCACAGTAGTGGTTTTGTATGTTAAAGACAATGTTTTTCAATTGGCAAAGCAAAAGCTTATGTAAAGATCATCAGAAAAGAACATTTTGATATAGGTAGATAGATCTCAAGTAAATTGACAATTAATAAAATTAGTCTGATCATCTCTAGTCAGCtgcatttgcttttaaaaatgattTTCTACAGGAAAGCATTACTTCTACAACCCATTCCAAAACACAACTTTCCGTGGAAGATATACCTCAAAATTTAGGTGTATTACAAACTGACACTGACATTTCATGATGTTTGAAAGCATGAAATTGAATCTAAGAATGGCTGATAAAGGATAATAGGAcacagctgactgcagagatTAGATCTGCCCTGTATGTAAAATACCTTGCAGGTGCTGTGGGGATTTTAACAAAATCTTTATATTCTTGGTTTTTGTTAAAACAGGATTGGTTTGCTGAATGTCTTTAAGTGTAGGCTCACTCCCCTGAGCTTAGTAATAAGCTCTTCTGTAGTATTCTCATTCTCCATTGTCATAGTGTCCCAGGCATTAACTAGTTACTTGACTTCTGAAAACCAGATTGCGCATAACTTAGTTCTCTTGGCCACAGCATGTAGTCTGTTTTCTAAGAAATCTAAGCCCAGTTGGAATAATTGAAAGTGTGGTTTAATGTGGTGGGTTGGGCTGCCTACTGGTGATCACAGCCTGGAAGCTTTTGTTGCAGGCAGCTTCTGTTAAAAATCCTGAGCTTTGTATAATCCATAGTTTAAAATGGGCATTGTTGAAAGTGTTCTCCTGCAGCAGCGCAATGTACCGATGCTTCCTGACATCATTGTGACCCAGGTCTGTTGCAGTGACTTACTCTGGCAGTGAAAGAAAAGTGAAGTGTTTGACAGTGCTTTGTTACATTAATTCAAATTACTTTTTCAAGTGAGGGTTCTGCTTGCTTAAAGACAGGAGCAACACCTTCTCATTCTTTGCTCTCTAACTGCTGCATTGAGCTGGGTAGCAATGTTTATTTTAAGAAGGCATTAATTGCTTAAGTGCCATCTCAAGATAGTAGACATACAAAGAAGTTTAACATACAAAACATACTTTCtaaatgtgtttcttttcttcagttGAAGGCATTAGGATTTCCTGAAGGACTTGTGATACAGGCATATTTTGCGTGTGAGAAGAATGAAA
The sequence above is drawn from the Indicator indicator isolate 239-I01 chromosome Z, UM_Iind_1.1, whole genome shotgun sequence genome and encodes:
- the RAD23B gene encoding UV excision repair protein RAD23 homolog B isoform X1, giving the protein MQITLKTLQQQTFRIDIDPEETVKALKEKIESERGQDAFPVAGQKLIYAGKILNDDTALKEYKIDEKNFVVVMVTKPKAAAGATQQSNATTTISSTTAAPTPVTAPVPAAAPVPAPVPPPPALDAVACESEPVSAPKEEKPVENPPAEAPAALSSLATDSTTGDTSRSNLFEDAISALVTGQSYENMVTEIMSMGYEREQVIAALRASFNNPDRAVEYLLMGIPGDNQAVAEPPQASNTGAPQSSTVAASVATIPTTTSSLGGHPLEFLRNQPQFQQMRQIIQQNPSLLPALLQQIGRENPQLLQQISQHQEHFIHMLNEPVLESHQGLSGSDDGASTGGVVEAGNGHMNYIQVTPQEKEAIERLKALGFPEGLVIQAYFACEKNENLAANFLLQQNFDED